The genomic segment AATGATACAAGTTATAACGTAGCTGGAAAATCAGATGGCTGCGCAATTAACTCACCGCTCATTGTTCAACCTAGTTCAACGGACGTGTTGAACGTGCGTACAGGCTCGACTCGAAATGTCGCCGCAGCACCTGCTGGTGATACCACCTGTTATGCCTACACTACGCCTGAAACAGTGGGTCAAGACAGTTTTATTGACATTGACTACACCAACTTCTTGGCCAGCATCGGTAACATTGAAGCTTCTTTAGCCGGCTCAAGTATTAATTATCTAGGTTTCTACTGGGGCTCAATCGATACTTACAACACATTTGAATTCTATTCAGGCGCGACGTTAGTAAAAAGCATCACGGGTGAAGAAATCCTTGATTTACTTGACGGTGAAGCAGGCGACCGAGAATCTGATAAATCAAATGTTTATGTGAACATTAACTTTACCATTGACGAAGCATTCAATCGTTTACGTGTTATTTCTTCAGGCGTTGCAGGTGAGTTTGATAACATAGTAGTTGGTCTTTCTAATCGTGACGTACCCGCTCCGGCTGGCCTCGCCTTTTTAGGCCTAGGCATAATGGGCATGGTAATACGTAAAAAATTAAAAAAATAAACCCTTATTTTTAGATGAAAAAG from the Paraglaciecola mesophila genome contains:
- a CDS encoding PEP-CTERM sorting domain-containing protein gives rise to the protein MTRLFKKAKFISAAALLALTASQNISAATVSFGGQAATDGSGKTSTKVNSDNTINAISDGFFVETFDAATAIPGLPSANDTSYNVAGKSDGCAINSPLIVQPSSTDVLNVRTGSTRNVAAAPAGDTTCYAYTTPETVGQDSFIDIDYTNFLASIGNIEASLAGSSINYLGFYWGSIDTYNTFEFYSGATLVKSITGEEILDLLDGEAGDRESDKSNVYVNINFTIDEAFNRLRVISSGVAGEFDNIVVGLSNRDVPAPAGLAFLGLGIMGMVIRKKLKK